A portion of the Luxibacter massiliensis genome contains these proteins:
- a CDS encoding adaptor protein MecA, with product MKIEKLNDNQIRCTLTHADLAARHLKLSELAYGTEKAKSLFRDMMQQASFDFGFEAEDIPLMIEAIPASADSIVLIITKVEDPEELDTRFSKFTPLGEAEASASESLEKLEGAEEFLNLLNKVKEAAAETDEAAAVQDTPASFNVRLFSFDSIDRVIQAAQLLGPVYHGSNTLYHDLENSLFILALTQSDHSTIEFNKICNMLSEYGSLEKASGSVLAFLEEHCDIMISADAVQNLAAI from the coding sequence ATGAAGATTGAAAAATTAAATGACAATCAGATTCGCTGCACTTTAACTCATGCAGATCTTGCGGCAAGGCATTTAAAGCTGAGCGAGCTGGCCTACGGCACTGAAAAAGCAAAATCACTGTTCAGGGATATGATGCAGCAGGCATCATTTGATTTTGGGTTTGAGGCAGAGGATATTCCTTTGATGATAGAAGCAATTCCTGCCTCCGCGGATTCCATTGTACTGATTATTACCAAGGTGGAAGATCCAGAAGAATTAGATACCAGGTTTTCCAAGTTCACTCCTCTGGGGGAAGCAGAGGCCTCTGCTTCAGAGTCCCTGGAGAAGCTAGAAGGCGCGGAAGAATTTTTAAATCTGCTCAACAAAGTAAAGGAAGCGGCTGCTGAGACTGATGAAGCGGCTGCTGTCCAGGATACTCCCGCTTCATTTAATGTGAGGCTATTTTCTTTTGACAGTATTGACCGGGTGATCCAGGCGGCTCAGCTTTTAGGGCCGGTATACCACGGCTCCAATACACTTTACCATGATCTGGAGAATTCCTTATTTATACTTGCGCTCACACAGTCAGACCATTCTACTATTGAGTTCAACAAAATATGTAATATGCTTTCTGAATATGGCTCTCTGGAGAAGGCCTCCGGCTCTGTCCTTGCATTCCTTGAAGAGCACTGTGATATTATGATATCTGCAGATGCAGTTCAGAATTTAGCTGCAATATAA
- a CDS encoding chitobiase/beta-hexosaminidase C-terminal domain-containing protein translates to MKQKKIRKLIAVASAALAATVLMPLGVSAEDLGYRTIDQGSLILTDKDCKDGCNGHTVSGTTSTNRISVESGTHKITLDGVDIDTSKTTGVEGCAFSISPGATVNLTIKGENTLTSSKNNAGIYVPDGAKLTIDSAKDGKLEVQGGENAAGIGGQGTSVSATAGNIIINGGEITAKGGKNGTGIGGSNNGGGGNITIEGGTIKATGDSNAGIGGTGKDGSGVGTVNINGGSITAEGTVTNNEGSSQNIGINCNTLSSETGKGGMIIGTLNAVKKDSFNSIQTNSTKPTDGYTVYGNLVLNDGIKLDSQKQNILIQSGNSLSVPKDWNYNGTIQGNGTLIDPDRITGNPTIGEDLKLKVNLSKQDIELGQQIYYTGSNLTDTVITIKPTREVGGKTYDVEASGWKSEIKKDNTKVDEIKDAGSYTVTYSKTGYDSFTTDTITVVPRPLNEVTNIVFPAVTYNGESHNDNKPTSITYNGKELVEGTDYTIQNYSDPVNAGTCQVTLAGIGNFSGTTTASFMINKASLTGAEVEISLDSDVYDGQKKTPTVTVTLDGRTLQENTDYTIAYSDNEFIKAGTITATIQGANNYVDTVKKEFEIKKIALEITSIVAANRAYDGTDQVAIEEITFDESPVISSDVVQVNLEGLKGTIADKDVGDYDEVTLTEVPLTGQGSENYRMKVSEDPIKLDTPVKISKGAPPEAPVVTGSYTESAKDDSKFVYTITLSNASDAKYEYRMDGDEWQDSSKFDKIKPDSTHTFEARTKETGNFEAGKIGKLENVVFSKLPQDAPEAFTLEFTEEDDGTFTAVIPKVKDAVYSFDGKDFSESNKLTECKPNTSYTGYTKFLETDTRKESAVTSDTQTTPKLVVETPVISPEGSKFLSTQTVTITCETEGADIYYTTDGQDPSTSSTKYTEPITIDSSVTVRAIGAKEGMDNSSVASANFVKAGGDSIQSKLVITDGIPEVPAGLENTESNSIEAITSKMTRILTSIDGYTYLNMAFYDIKIQISADGVNWEDATVDNFPKEGVAITMPYPEGTGKSTHDFVVCHMFTVTSERLGITAGDTEEPAVTKTDEGLKFTVKGTSPVAIAWKDAAQSGGDNNSGDNGNNNGDNNNNNGNNAGGNNNTGGAGNSGTTGNDGNNGINAASDGTGGTGTSSGSGTNNNGSGSGNNSDGSTTVGASNQQASGDGTTNTGSGVLSSLLPKTGDTTSILIWVALGVVSVAAVIAVIIKKRR, encoded by the coding sequence ATGAAACAGAAAAAAATACGCAAATTAATAGCAGTGGCGTCGGCGGCCCTTGCAGCTACGGTTCTTATGCCGTTGGGAGTATCGGCAGAGGATTTGGGGTACCGGACAATAGACCAGGGTTCACTGATTCTGACAGATAAAGATTGTAAAGATGGGTGTAATGGACACACTGTATCCGGGACAACATCAACAAATAGGATATCAGTGGAGAGCGGTACCCACAAGATTACCTTAGACGGTGTGGATATTGACACGAGCAAGACCACAGGTGTGGAAGGATGTGCGTTTTCTATTAGTCCCGGCGCTACGGTAAATTTAACTATAAAAGGGGAAAATACGCTGACAAGTTCCAAAAACAATGCCGGTATATATGTCCCTGATGGCGCCAAGCTGACCATTGATAGCGCAAAAGATGGCAAACTGGAGGTTCAGGGGGGCGAGAATGCCGCAGGTATTGGCGGCCAGGGAACTTCTGTATCCGCCACAGCAGGGAATATTATAATTAACGGGGGAGAGATCACTGCTAAAGGCGGAAAGAACGGTACAGGTATAGGCGGAAGCAATAACGGCGGCGGTGGTAATATAACCATAGAGGGCGGAACCATCAAAGCTACGGGGGATAGTAATGCAGGCATAGGCGGTACTGGCAAGGATGGCTCTGGTGTTGGGACTGTCAATATTAATGGCGGAAGCATTACGGCGGAAGGGACAGTGACCAATAATGAGGGCAGCAGCCAAAATATAGGTATAAATTGTAACACCCTTTCCTCAGAAACAGGGAAAGGCGGAATGATTATTGGAACCTTAAATGCTGTTAAAAAGGATAGTTTTAATAGCATACAGACTAATAGTACGAAACCCACAGATGGATATACAGTATATGGAAATTTAGTTCTGAATGACGGTATCAAATTAGATAGCCAGAAGCAAAATATTTTAATTCAATCGGGAAATTCGCTTTCAGTTCCAAAGGATTGGAACTATAACGGGACAATTCAGGGCAATGGGACCTTGATTGACCCGGACAGGATTACAGGAAACCCTACGATTGGTGAGGATCTAAAATTAAAGGTAAACTTATCCAAGCAAGATATTGAGTTAGGGCAGCAGATATATTACACAGGCAGTAATTTAACCGACACTGTAATTACTATAAAACCCACCAGAGAGGTGGGAGGCAAGACATATGATGTAGAGGCGTCTGGGTGGAAATCAGAAATCAAGAAAGATAATACGAAAGTAGATGAAATTAAAGATGCCGGAAGCTATACGGTTACATACTCCAAAACGGGTTATGATTCATTTACCACAGATACGATTACCGTAGTCCCAAGGCCATTGAACGAAGTAACGAATATTGTTTTTCCAGCAGTGACTTATAATGGTGAGTCACATAATGACAATAAGCCCACATCGATTACATATAACGGTAAGGAGTTAGTAGAGGGCACAGATTATACAATCCAGAATTACAGTGACCCGGTTAATGCAGGAACATGCCAAGTGACCTTAGCAGGGATTGGAAATTTCTCAGGTACCACAACCGCATCTTTTATGATAAACAAAGCCTCTCTTACGGGGGCGGAAGTAGAAATAAGCCTGGATAGTGATGTATACGATGGACAAAAGAAAACACCTACAGTGACAGTTACGCTGGATGGAAGGACTTTACAGGAGAATACGGATTATACAATTGCTTATTCAGATAATGAGTTTATCAAAGCGGGCACTATAACGGCGACCATTCAAGGAGCCAATAACTATGTAGACACTGTCAAAAAGGAATTTGAGATTAAGAAGATTGCCCTGGAGATTACAAGTATAGTTGCTGCTAACAGAGCGTATGATGGAACAGATCAGGTGGCCATAGAGGAGATAACCTTTGATGAAAGTCCTGTGATAAGTTCTGATGTTGTTCAGGTAAATTTAGAAGGACTAAAAGGAACCATCGCGGATAAAGATGTAGGTGACTATGATGAAGTCACGCTTACAGAGGTGCCGTTGACTGGGCAGGGGTCAGAAAATTATAGAATGAAAGTATCTGAGGACCCTATAAAGCTGGACACTCCTGTTAAAATCAGTAAAGGCGCCCCGCCGGAGGCTCCGGTAGTAACTGGAAGCTATACAGAAAGCGCTAAAGATGACAGTAAATTTGTCTATACAATCACACTGAGCAATGCATCAGACGCCAAGTATGAGTACCGTATGGACGGGGATGAGTGGCAGGACAGCAGCAAATTTGACAAGATTAAGCCGGACAGTACCCATACTTTTGAGGCCCGTACAAAGGAAACCGGGAATTTTGAGGCAGGGAAGATCGGCAAGCTTGAAAATGTAGTATTTAGTAAGCTGCCCCAGGATGCGCCAGAGGCTTTTACACTGGAATTTACTGAGGAGGATGACGGGACATTTACAGCAGTCATTCCTAAGGTGAAAGATGCTGTGTACAGCTTTGATGGAAAGGACTTTTCCGAAAGTAATAAATTAACAGAGTGTAAACCTAATACAAGTTATACAGGATATACTAAGTTCCTGGAGACAGATACCCGAAAGGAGAGTGCGGTAACTTCTGATACTCAGACTACGCCGAAGCTGGTTGTAGAGACGCCTGTTATTTCCCCCGAGGGAAGTAAATTCCTCTCCACACAGACGGTCACTATTACCTGTGAGACAGAAGGGGCAGATATTTATTATACAACGGACGGCCAGGATCCAAGTACATCCAGCACGAAGTATACAGAGCCTATTACGATCGATTCATCGGTAACAGTCCGGGCCATTGGAGCTAAGGAAGGGATGGACAACAGCTCTGTTGCATCGGCAAATTTTGTGAAGGCAGGAGGGGATTCTATACAGTCCAAACTGGTCATCACAGACGGCATACCAGAAGTGCCGGCAGGGCTTGAGAATACAGAATCAAATTCTATAGAGGCTATTACTTCAAAAATGACCCGTATCCTTACTTCTATAGATGGATATACATATTTGAATATGGCGTTCTATGATATCAAAATACAGATTAGCGCCGATGGGGTCAATTGGGAGGATGCTACTGTAGATAATTTCCCGAAAGAAGGGGTTGCAATTACAATGCCCTACCCAGAAGGCACTGGGAAGAGCACACATGATTTTGTAGTATGCCATATGTTTACGGTAACTTCCGAGAGACTTGGCATTACTGCCGGGGACACAGAGGAACCCGCTGTCACTAAGACAGACGAAGGACTAAAGTTTACCGTGAAAGGTACTTCACCAGTTGCCATTGCATGGAAGGATGCGGCCCAGAGCGGCGGAGACAATAATAGCGGTGATAACGGCAACAATAATGGAGACAATAATAACAATAACGGTAATAATGCCGGCGGGAATAATAATACCGGCGGCGCTGGGAACAGCGGCACAACAGGTAATGATGGAAACAATGGAATAAATGCAGCCAGCGATGGAACAGGCGGAACCGGGACTTCTTCTGGGAGCGGGACGAATAATAATGGAAGCGGCAGCGGGAACAACAGCGATGGAAGTACAACAGTAGGTGCAAGCAACCAGCAAGCATCTGGGGACGGAACAACTAATACAGGAAGCGGCGTTCTTTCATCTCTTCTCCCAAAAACAGGAGACACAACATCTATCTTGATTTGGGTTGCCCTTGGAGTGGTAAGTGTGGCAGCCGTGATTGCCGTCATTATTAAAAAGAGACGCTAG
- a CDS encoding DUF1858 domain-containing protein, whose translation MTQVSKDTTIGEILQIYPDAAPILMEVGMHCLGCPSAQMETLAEAAMVHGMDADLLAEKINASMKAAAE comes from the coding sequence ATGACACAAGTTTCTAAAGATACAACAATCGGCGAAATCTTACAAATTTATCCAGATGCTGCGCCAATTTTGATGGAAGTTGGCATGCACTGCCTGGGATGCCCTTCTGCTCAGATGGAGACTCTCGCAGAGGCAGCTATGGTACATGGGATGGATGCTGATTTATTGGCTGAGAAAATAAATGCTTCTATGAAAGCAGCCGCTGAATAA
- a CDS encoding C40 family peptidase: MKTIRMKQKLILSALAGAIMIPGSAFTVRAADTSTGRLPSLPVAGIESAVQECYQADVRDNMNLYLVQNSEGEYLNMAFSNVSDYTYIRSAPDETSDWNGKLYQNSAAEVLEYNGNWTRIRSGTVEGYVPAETLLTGSSAEEHAAEYEQNQAVVTADVLNVRDGQGTWANILTQIMAGQQYEVTGEAVDGWYPVNVNGVSGWVCGDYVSVQKQFAYAESKDEEAARLAQEEAARQAEEARKAQEAQAQAEAEAASQVQETSALTAQSSGGQAVIDFACQFIGNPYVWGGTSLTEGADCSGFVQSVYAQFGISLPRTTWDMEGVGVPVSYEQALPGDIVLYDGHVGLYMGDGNIVNAMNESDGIGICSATYAPIITIRRVL; this comes from the coding sequence ATGAAAACAATACGAATGAAGCAGAAATTGATTCTTTCTGCTTTAGCTGGAGCGATTATGATTCCGGGGAGTGCATTTACGGTAAGAGCAGCAGACACCAGTACAGGAAGGCTGCCGTCTTTACCGGTTGCAGGAATCGAATCGGCAGTACAAGAGTGTTACCAGGCAGATGTGAGGGACAATATGAATCTGTATCTGGTACAGAACAGCGAGGGTGAGTATTTAAATATGGCATTTTCTAATGTAAGCGACTATACTTACATTAGAAGTGCCCCGGATGAAACAAGCGACTGGAACGGAAAGCTTTACCAGAATTCAGCGGCAGAAGTGCTTGAATATAATGGTAATTGGACCCGCATAAGGTCAGGCACAGTGGAAGGATATGTACCTGCAGAAACCCTGCTTACAGGGAGTTCAGCCGAGGAACATGCTGCAGAGTACGAACAGAACCAGGCCGTTGTGACTGCGGATGTGCTGAATGTCAGAGACGGGCAGGGAACCTGGGCTAACATTTTGACACAGATTATGGCAGGGCAGCAATATGAAGTGACAGGTGAAGCTGTGGATGGATGGTACCCGGTGAATGTAAATGGAGTATCAGGCTGGGTATGCGGCGATTACGTAAGTGTACAGAAACAATTTGCATATGCTGAGTCAAAGGACGAGGAGGCGGCCAGGCTGGCACAGGAAGAAGCGGCAAGGCAGGCCGAGGAGGCCAGAAAAGCACAGGAGGCACAAGCCCAGGCTGAAGCAGAGGCGGCAAGCCAGGTTCAGGAAACTTCTGCACTTACGGCTCAGTCCTCAGGGGGACAGGCAGTTATCGATTTTGCCTGCCAGTTTATTGGAAATCCCTATGTATGGGGAGGAACAAGCCTGACAGAAGGGGCCGATTGTTCTGGATTCGTACAGTCCGTGTATGCGCAGTTTGGCATCAGCCTTCCAAGGACTACCTGGGATATGGAAGGAGTGGGAGTACCCGTCAGCTATGAACAGGCGCTGCCTGGTGATATAGTCCTGTATGATGGCCATGTAGGACTCTATATGGGGGACGGCAATATTGTCAATGCAATGAACGAATCAGATGGAATCGGTATTTGCAGTGCAACCTATGCACCTATCATAACAATCAGAAGAGTATTATAA
- a CDS encoding Fur family transcriptional regulator, giving the protein MAALKYSRQREAIKGYLMNTHDHPTADMVYLHMRKDFPNISLGTVYRNLNLLTDMGEAIKISTPDGGDRFDGRTQPHNHFLCTCCGKVLDLDMDMEQVERLNQSSVQNFDGIIESSTTIFYGKCGDCIQKS; this is encoded by the coding sequence TTGGCAGCTTTGAAATACAGCCGACAGCGTGAAGCGATTAAAGGCTATTTAATGAACACCCATGATCATCCGACTGCTGACATGGTTTACCTGCATATGAGAAAAGATTTTCCTAACATCAGTCTTGGCACTGTATACAGAAATCTAAACCTTCTTACTGATATGGGCGAGGCAATTAAAATTTCTACTCCTGACGGAGGGGATCGCTTCGACGGGCGCACACAGCCTCACAATCATTTTTTGTGTACTTGCTGCGGAAAAGTACTGGATTTAGATATGGATATGGAACAGGTTGAGCGGCTTAACCAATCTTCTGTTCAGAATTTTGATGGTATTATAGAATCCAGTACCACAATCTTCTATGGCAAATGCGGCGACTGTATCCAAAAGTCTTAA
- a CDS encoding NADH peroxidase yields MKKFVCTVCGYVYEGEAAPEVCPVCKAPADKFKEQTGDREWAAEHVVGVAKGVSEDILADLRANFEGECSEVGMYLAMARVAHREGYPEIGLYWEKAAYEEAEHASKFAELLGEVVTDSTKKNLEMRVDAENGATAGKFDLAKRAKAANLDAIHDTVHEMARDEARHGKAFEGLLKRYFG; encoded by the coding sequence ATGAAAAAATTTGTATGTACAGTTTGTGGTTATGTTTACGAGGGAGAGGCTGCACCAGAAGTATGTCCAGTCTGTAAGGCGCCTGCTGATAAATTTAAAGAGCAGACAGGAGACAGAGAGTGGGCTGCAGAGCATGTTGTAGGCGTGGCTAAGGGCGTAAGCGAAGACATCCTGGCTGATTTAAGGGCGAACTTTGAGGGAGAATGCTCAGAAGTTGGTATGTACCTGGCTATGGCTAGAGTTGCCCACAGAGAAGGTTATCCAGAGATTGGCCTGTACTGGGAGAAGGCTGCTTATGAAGAGGCAGAGCACGCTTCTAAATTTGCTGAATTATTAGGCGAGGTAGTGACAGACAGTACAAAGAAGAACCTGGAGATGAGAGTAGACGCAGAGAATGGCGCTACTGCTGGTAAATTCGACCTTGCAAAGCGCGCTAAGGCTGCTAACCTGGATGCAATCCACGATACAGTACATGAAATGGCAAGAGACGAAGCAAGACACGGAAAAGCATTCGAGGGACTTCTTAAGAGATACTTCGGCTAA
- a CDS encoding rubrerythrin family protein: MSKYTGTKTEKNLMEAFAGESQARNKYTYYASAARKAGYVQMSNIFLETADQEKEHAKMWFKEFHGIGDVAENLEDAAAGENFEWTDMYARMAKEAEEEGFTELAAKFRGVAEVEASHEKRYQRLLEHFRAGQTFKDEAPLGWKCGNCGYIYQGDEAPEICPVCAHPRAYFERKAENY, from the coding sequence ATGTCTAAGTATACAGGAACAAAAACAGAAAAGAACCTTATGGAAGCATTTGCAGGCGAATCCCAGGCGCGTAATAAATATACCTATTATGCGTCAGCTGCAAGAAAGGCCGGGTATGTGCAGATGTCCAATATCTTCCTGGAGACGGCTGACCAGGAAAAAGAACATGCAAAGATGTGGTTTAAAGAATTCCATGGTATCGGTGATGTGGCAGAGAACCTTGAGGATGCTGCTGCAGGTGAAAACTTCGAGTGGACAGATATGTATGCCCGCATGGCAAAGGAAGCTGAGGAGGAAGGATTTACTGAACTTGCAGCTAAATTCAGAGGTGTTGCTGAGGTAGAGGCGTCCCACGAGAAGCGTTACCAGAGGCTTCTTGAACATTTCCGTGCAGGCCAGACATTTAAAGATGAGGCTCCTCTCGGATGGAAATGCGGCAACTGCGGATATATCTACCAGGGTGACGAAGCTCCTGAGATCTGCCCTGTATGCGCCCATCCCCGCGCTTATTTTGAAAGAAAAGCAGAGAATTATTAA
- a CDS encoding GIY-YIG nuclease family protein produces the protein MNYTYILKCRDGSLYTGWTNNLEKRVNDHNAGRGAKYTKARLPVELAYYESFNTKEEAMQREYRIKQMSRTEKLGLLENGYTTQES, from the coding sequence ATGAATTATACATATATTTTAAAATGTAGGGATGGGAGCCTGTATACTGGCTGGACCAATAATCTTGAGAAAAGAGTAAATGACCATAATGCAGGAAGAGGAGCTAAATATACGAAAGCGCGCCTGCCTGTTGAGCTCGCATATTACGAGTCATTCAATACAAAAGAAGAGGCCATGCAGAGAGAGTACAGAATTAAGCAAATGTCCCGCACAGAAAAGCTTGGCTTATTGGAAAACGGGTACACCACACAGGAAAGCTAA
- a CDS encoding class II fructose-bisphosphate aldolase has product MYQSMKSMLQDANERGFAVMAVNCVNMEQARAIITAAAEEGAPVIINVSPRQMKAHATPEILALMVKAMAGEVKVPVALNLDHGQEYDDIVRVIKAGFSSVMIDASAYEYEENVKRTKLIASIAHENNISVEAELGHVGSAVEGDNGKLDLYTNPEQAKDFADRTKADCLAVAIGTAHGSYPKNMIPKLDFQRLKELKDILKMPLVLHGGSGAGEENIKKAVELGINKINVCTDLFKYGRRAMVEAAAKNPDIDYMDFQIAGQEAMKEFIKQYMRMIGSSGRYYMAEGQGKQFD; this is encoded by the coding sequence ATGTATCAGTCCATGAAGAGTATGCTGCAGGATGCAAATGAACGTGGATTTGCAGTAATGGCAGTTAATTGTGTAAATATGGAACAGGCAAGGGCCATTATAACCGCTGCTGCCGAGGAAGGCGCCCCTGTTATTATCAATGTCTCCCCCAGGCAGATGAAGGCCCATGCCACGCCGGAGATTCTGGCTTTAATGGTAAAGGCAATGGCCGGGGAGGTCAAGGTTCCCGTTGCCCTGAATCTAGACCACGGGCAGGAGTATGATGATATTGTAAGAGTAATCAAGGCTGGGTTTTCAAGTGTCATGATTGATGCCTCTGCCTATGAGTATGAGGAGAATGTAAAAAGAACTAAATTAATCGCCTCTATTGCACATGAAAATAATATTTCTGTGGAGGCTGAACTGGGGCATGTGGGATCTGCAGTGGAAGGGGATAACGGAAAATTGGATTTATATACAAATCCTGAACAGGCAAAGGATTTTGCCGATAGGACAAAAGCAGACTGCCTTGCAGTAGCCATAGGAACCGCCCACGGAAGTTACCCTAAAAATATGATTCCAAAGCTGGATTTCCAGCGCCTGAAAGAGCTGAAGGATATTTTAAAAATGCCTCTTGTGTTGCACGGAGGCTCTGGCGCGGGGGAGGAAAACATTAAAAAGGCAGTAGAGCTAGGAATCAATAAAATAAATGTATGCACAGACTTATTTAAATACGGACGGAGGGCAATGGTTGAGGCAGCGGCAAAAAACCCGGATATCGATTATATGGATTTCCAGATTGCAGGCCAGGAAGCTATGAAGGAATTTATAAAGCAATATATGAGAATGATTGGATCTAGCGGGCGGTACTATATGGCCGAAGGGCAAGGGAAACAGTTTGATTGA
- a CDS encoding PTS fructose transporter subunit IIC: MAKIERKQTKKISKWARAKAIFLTGTSHMIPVIVVAGFLQAIAKAIGGYDIATNTEMAGTFAYNLAQLGSGAMVLTIPVLAAAIAWAIGDKPAIAPGIAIGYLSSQVIKAGFVGGLFGGIACGLMVLYMKKLKVPSWISGLMNIMIIPLCTTFVVGMVLYYIVGGPIAFVMSLFTDWLVSLEGGSRFILGAVMGSCWGIDFGGPITQTAAAFANGLNADGVYGPTAVKMAAGMAPPIAMAIATFISRRKFKKIDVENAKVAIPLGCCFITEGALPFFLNDPVRVWISTIPGCAIGGGLSMLFGIESPALHGGIFAIPLMNKPAMFLLALGANILVTTLVYSVIRKPLPPNEQDYKPKQAIEEVK; encoded by the coding sequence ATGGCAAAAATTGAACGTAAACAGACAAAGAAAATAAGCAAATGGGCCAGGGCAAAAGCTATATTCCTGACAGGCACTTCCCATATGATCCCAGTTATCGTAGTTGCAGGATTTTTGCAGGCCATTGCAAAAGCAATCGGCGGGTATGACATTGCTACAAATACAGAAATGGCAGGTACGTTTGCCTATAATCTGGCACAGCTCGGGTCTGGGGCCATGGTGCTGACAATCCCAGTGCTGGCTGCTGCTATTGCATGGGCCATAGGTGACAAACCAGCGATTGCCCCGGGCATTGCCATTGGTTATCTCTCCAGCCAGGTGATTAAAGCCGGCTTTGTAGGAGGGCTCTTTGGAGGGATTGCATGTGGACTTATGGTTCTGTATATGAAGAAATTAAAGGTTCCAAGCTGGATCAGCGGCCTGATGAATATTATGATCATTCCCCTGTGTACGACTTTTGTTGTGGGCATGGTGCTGTATTACATAGTAGGCGGACCTATTGCATTTGTCATGAGCCTGTTCACCGATTGGCTTGTATCATTGGAAGGGGGATCCAGGTTTATACTGGGTGCAGTGATGGGGAGCTGCTGGGGCATTGATTTTGGCGGCCCCATTACGCAGACAGCGGCAGCTTTTGCAAATGGACTAAATGCGGACGGCGTATACGGGCCTACGGCAGTAAAAATGGCTGCAGGTATGGCGCCCCCCATAGCCATGGCCATTGCCACCTTTATATCGCGGAGAAAATTTAAAAAAATAGATGTAGAAAATGCAAAGGTTGCAATTCCCCTTGGGTGCTGCTTTATTACGGAAGGGGCGCTGCCGTTTTTCCTAAATGACCCGGTCCGTGTCTGGATATCCACCATCCCTGGATGTGCCATAGGAGGAGGCCTGAGTATGCTATTTGGCATAGAGTCCCCTGCCCTGCACGGAGGCATCTTTGCAATACCGCTGATGAATAAGCCAGCCATGTTCCTGCTGGCTCTGGGAGCAAATATACTAGTGACAACTCTGGTGTATTCAGTTATAAGGAAACCCCTGCCGCCCAATGAGCAGGACTATAAACCAAAACAGGCCATAGAGGAGGTAAAATAA
- a CDS encoding PTS fructose transporter subunit IIB, which produces MFIVCVTSCPVGIAHTFMAAEGLQKAIEAQGHEAKVETQGAQGQQNQITEEDIRRADACIIACDVKIKDPGRFEELPTLECSVYEAVNEAESVVKELLEAIG; this is translated from the coding sequence ATGTTTATTGTTTGTGTGACAAGCTGCCCTGTAGGAATTGCCCATACATTTATGGCAGCAGAAGGATTGCAGAAAGCCATCGAGGCCCAGGGGCATGAAGCAAAAGTGGAGACCCAGGGGGCCCAGGGACAGCAGAACCAGATTACTGAGGAGGATATCAGACGGGCGGATGCCTGTATTATCGCCTGCGACGTAAAAATCAAGGATCCGGGAAGGTTTGAAGAATTACCTACACTGGAATGCAGTGTGTACGAGGCTGTCAATGAAGCTGAGAGTGTAGTAAAGGAGTTACTGGAGGCGATAGGATAA
- a CDS encoding PTS sugar transporter subunit IIA, whose protein sequence is MEGGYMDLESMIDERLVHFGLDVKNKDDAITKIAHMMLAAGKVADENAYLEGLYEREREFETGIGNGIAIPHCKNKCVKDAAFTLVRLNQAVEWGAMDNLPVKYVIMLAAPDSKDNVHLDMLAGLARKLMDTGFLNGLLEADTIDDIRKAFH, encoded by the coding sequence ATGGAAGGTGGTTACATGGATCTGGAAAGTATGATTGACGAGCGGCTGGTACATTTTGGCCTTGACGTCAAAAATAAGGATGATGCAATAACAAAAATTGCACATATGATGCTGGCCGCAGGTAAAGTTGCAGACGAAAATGCATATCTGGAAGGTTTATATGAACGGGAGAGAGAATTTGAGACTGGCATAGGGAATGGAATTGCCATACCCCACTGTAAGAATAAATGTGTGAAAGACGCGGCTTTTACACTGGTCAGGCTAAATCAGGCGGTTGAGTGGGGAGCCATGGATAACCTTCCCGTCAAATATGTAATTATGCTGGCAGCGCCTGACAGTAAAGACAATGTTCATTTGGATATGCTGGCCGGCCTGGCAAGAAAATTAATGGATACAGGTTTCCTAAATGGCCTGCTGGAAGCCGATACCATTGATGATATAAGAAAAGCTTTTCACTAA